Proteins encoded together in one Bombyx mori chromosome 24, ASM3026992v2 window:
- the LOC101739013 gene encoding uncharacterized protein LOC101739013, giving the protein MIGIIIVTLLSSSIATNTLADKCETIKIGNEFYKRQLIATIDGYPTGMAVDPKTDNLFFLLHKRNYTKGIHILKRGSLGVKLLPISDDVIGQCVAIDTVNNIIYIGTNQGILSYDDAHSEINSERPIGDDDVRNIFIDNNDNQMYITTGTNHEIFRFMNNTAAVKRYDKVPKAYSFVLDSNGNIFYEFVDGRLYFLSIDYYEPIQYKGLTRELKYILQMNNNDEIILAVKGSLFKLTTKSILPEKLGQLGFKITGMVFDNKNNMIIGTKGKIYRYKPIDRNDPCPSEDYFMATI; this is encoded by the coding sequence ATGATTGGAATCATAATTGTAACACTTCTATCATCGTCCATCGCCACGAATACCCTCGCGGACAAATGCGAGACAATCAAAATAGGCAATGAATTCTACAAGCGGCAGTTAATCGCGACGATCGACGGATACCCAACCGGAATGGCTGTTGACCCTAAAACCGACAACTTATTCTTCCTGCTCCACAAACGTAATTATACCAAGGGCATACACATACTAAAACGCGGATCTCTAGGAGTTAAATTACTACCGATCTCCGACGACGTGATAGGCCAATGCGTGGCCATAGACACGGTAAACAACATCATTTATATAGGCACAAATCAAGGTATACTTAGCTACGACGATGCCCACTCGGAAATCAACTCAGAGAGGCCCATAGGCGATGACGACGTGAGGAACATATTTATAGACAACAACGACAATCAAATGTATATAACAACCGGAACGAATCACGAAATATTCAGGTTCATGAATAACACAGCCGCCGTGAAGAGATACGACAAAGTACCTAAAGCATACAGCTTTGTTTTAGACAGCAACGGCAACATATTCTACGAATTTGTCGACGGAAGATTGTATTTCTTGTCAATAGACTATTACGAGCCGATCCAATATAAAGGACTTACCAGAGAActgaaatatatattacaaatgaACAATAACGATGAAATAATTCTAGCCGTCAAAGGATCGTTGTTTAAATTGACAACGAAAAGTATATTGCCCGAGAAATTAGGTCAGCTGGGCTTCAAAATTACGGGAATGGTATtcgataataaaaacaatatgatAATAGGAACTAAAGGTAAAATATACAGATACAAACCGATCGATAGGAACGATCCATGTCCGTCGGAAGACTATTTTATGGCCACTATTTGA
- the LOC101739160 gene encoding uncharacterized protein LOC101739160, translating into MLQFVLLLVVAAAASKNCSFYFDGHPYSRTAILSIKGLPTNLVYNPANQDLLFTLIDLETLQDDNIQTKMDQYILREGNTIKIDNVRGQASAVDMKRNKVYIASDDGLNELNSTDKANFVGLKDDDIVQLYKPRHGDELYAVLFPENAVYIIDIEKNEKRKVEYIPCAFYLGVDDKDNIFYECDSKYVKVLLKGFQEPIEFVGIAKNSGKAIAVDGIGRVILAATDGLYHLRPDNVIPNKLMELDFYPSGIAFNEEDNRIYLSTNDVIYRYNPCFPFIL; encoded by the coding sequence ATGCTTCAATTCGTCCTCCTACTTGTGGTCGCAGCTGCGGCATCCAAGAACTGCTCCTTCTATTTCGATGGTCATCCTTACTCAAGAACAGCCATATTATCCATTAAAGGCCTACCAACAAATTTGGTCTACAACCCTGCCAATCAAGATCTCCTATTCACTCTAATAGACCTGGAAACACTTCAAGACGACAACATCCAGACAAAAATGGACCAGTATATACTTCGAGAGGGGAATACGATCAAAATCGATAACGTTAGAGGTCAAGCTTCAGCGGTGGATATGAAACGAAACAAAGTGTACATAGCCAGCGATGACGGACTAAACGAACTAAACAGTACCGACAAAGCTAATTTCGTTGGTCTTAAAGATGACGATATCGTCCAGCTATACAAGCCGCGACACGGAGATGAATTGTACGCTGTTTTGTTTCCAGAAAACGCTGTTTACATAATCGACATAGAAAAAAACGAAAAGAGGAAAGTCGAATACATTCCCTGCGCTTTCTATTTGGGCGTAGATGACaaagataatatattttacgaATGTGATTCCAAATATGTTAAAGTTTTGCTCAAAGGCTTTCAAGAGCCCATTGAATTTGTTGGTATCGCTAAGAATTCCGGAAAAGCTATAGCTGTAGATGGAATTGGGAGAGTGATATTGGCTGCGACCGACGGTTTGTACCATCTGCGACCAGACAACGTGATCCCGAACAAACTGATGGAATTGGATTTCTATCCATCTGGTATAGCGTTTAATGAGGAAGACAATAGAATTTATTTATCGACGAATGATGTAATTTATAGATATAATCCATGTTTTCCTTTTATTTTGTGA
- the LOC110384791 gene encoding uncharacterized protein LOC110384791 codes for MWLYLVISLLAFTSSTSLHLAKNNTLFTDERIIFSSGLNITRILVPSDRNRLQVSETNMPSIFFTLSDPASEGGTCLYILEGLAAYEILEGGTDATSAYDDQTIYFASTNGLYRFEPSTMSAKKFGPFRDHIVQLQKASGSDEIFTLNDKNEVYRMEKNGTVKTKMSDICAEQFVLDTSNNLYYVSCGDNVLRALMYGSPITVAMVEEFNEIKLLRPPFILESSIPLFGDRVLYLFYSNGTSERKDLELSVMPTAFSVDAALYVVAALNGKLYEFNVFEVMSCSMFRSSTISPTDVSEILMAVLQNGDDGSS; via the coding sequence ATGTGGCTGTATCTGGTGATATCCTTACTCGCGTTCACCTCATCCACCAGTTTACATTTGGCCAAAAACAATACGCTGTTCACTGACGAAcgtattatattttcttctggTCTGAACATAACCAGGATCCTGGTGCCTTCGGACCGCAACAGGCTACAGGTCAGCGAGACCAACATGCCCTCTATATTCTTCACGTTATCCGATCCGGCTTCGGAAGGTGGGACCTGCCTGTACATTCTGGAAGGTCTGGCCGCTTACGAGATCCTGGAAGGCGGTACGGACGCCACGTCCGCATATGACGACCAAACGATTTACTTCGCTTCGACGAATGGCCTCTACAGATTTGAGCCGTCAACTATGTCGGCGAAGAAATTCGGACCCTTTCGCGACCACATCGTGCAATTGCAGAAAGCAAGTGGAAGCGACGAGATATTTACTCTCAACGACAAGAACGAGGTGTATAGGATGGAGAAAAATGGAACCGTGAAAACAAAGATGTCCGATATATGCGCTGAGCAATTCGTTTTGGACACGTCGAATAATTTGTATTACGTTTCTTGCGGCGATAATGTATTGAGAGCGCTGATGTACGGTAGTCCGATAACGGTAGCCATGGTCGAAGAATTCAATGAGATTAAGCTCTTAAGACCGCCATTCATTCTAGAATCTTCGATTCCTCTGTTCGGCGATAGAGTTTTGTATTTGTTCTATTCAAACGGTACCAGTGAGAGGAAGGATTTAGAGCTCAGCGTAATGCCGACGGCGTTTAGTGTTGACGCCGCATTGTATGTAGTTGCGGCTTTGAACGGGAAATTGTACGAATTTAACGTTTTCGAGGTTATGTCCTGCTCGATGTTTCGTAGTTCCACAATTTCACCGACAGATGTCTCCGAAATCCTAATGGCGGTCTTGCAAAATGGCGACGATGGTTCTTCTTAA